In the Leishmania panamensis strain MHOM/PA/94/PSC-1 chromosome 30 sequence genome, one interval contains:
- a CDS encoding hypothetical protein (TriTrypDB/GeneDB-style sysID: LpmP.30.2720) — translation MGGETMVNELPSTTCLSSELCDAFSEYLERAYPHPGPFSRNKTAQVLSAFTGVSVHFITTALASSAACETATVSKAELRLALEALMRIDGGTDAWWESPDVTMLEFTGPVNQEARDAADSRADIGVKSLTSAHARSHRPSPPNSTSREGPPDSEMGAGSRQPSLRPTLNSWGSRGSRLSDTCSLPGVSLPRPHNTAASMECVVAAAMGELDMFIEDEQCSIQFHPGRLSLRFSSEVPNEAERFGTLAQQGRRVGDRSCSPSPAHPAGEQAVRPSCPPIAPTLTLAELDRFVHRGKTSKVCKQFVQTGRCTFGARCLYHHPSTAAMTPNELHAVPRHLPEDAPKPVGSCIASATARGASLHRSLTAPMPGSFLKDALSRSAWLYVFPVPPITPAYLSEQVEAATMTEREREESCSTVSPPSLAGAAPAALLNLTVRPSGVQAPLAHSLLPQKGSSARAMPQSTPPLLPV, via the coding sequence ATGGGAGGGGAGACGATGGTGAATGAGCTACCGAGCACAACGTGCCTTTCCTCTGAGCTCTGTGACGCTTTTTCAGAGTATCTGGAGCGCGCATACCCACACCCGGGACCCTTCTCACGGAATAAGACTGCTCAGGTACTGAGTGCCTTCACTGGCGTCTCTGTTCACTTCATAACGACCGCACTAGCCAGCTCAGCGGCATGCGAGACTGCCACCGTATCCAAAGCTGAGCTGCGCTTGGCTCTCGAGGCACTGATGCGCATCGACGGCGGTACCGATGCGTGGTGGGAGTCCCCAGATGTTACGATGCTGGAGTTCACAGGCCCAGTGAACCAAGAGGCGAGGGACGCGGCAGACTCGAGAGCAGATATTGGGGTGAAAAGTCTCACCTCGGCGCATGCCCGCTCGCACCGTCCTTCGCCGCCGAACTCGACATCGAGGGAGGGGCCGCCTGACAGCGAAATGGGCGCAGGATCGAGACAGCCATCGCTGCGCCCCACACTGAACAGCTGGGGAAGTCGGGGCAGTAGACTCTCAGATACCTGCTCTCTTCCCGGCGTCTCGTTGCCCCGGCCGCACAACACCGCAGCGTCGATGGAGTGCGTAGTGGCTGCGGCGATGGGAGAGCTGGATATGTTCATCGAGGACGAGCAGTGCTCGATTCAGTTTCACCCAGGCCGTCTGTCGCTTCGCTTTTCCAGCGAAGTGCCGAACGAAGCAGAACGCTTTGGCACGCTCGCTCAGCAAGGCCGGCGAGTTGGGGATCGCTCCTGCAGCCCTTCTCCGGCGCACCCAGCAGGCGAACAAGCGGTGCGCCCCTCGTGTCCACCCATCGCACCCACGTTGACTCTGGCGGAGCTGGACCGTTTCGTGCACCGTGGCAAGACTTCCAAGGTGTGTAAGCAGTTCGTGCAGACAGGCCGCTGTACGTTTGGCGCACGCTGCCTGTATCACCATCCCAGTACAGCTGCAATGACGCCGAACGAGCTACATGCCGTTCCGCGACACCTGCCTGAGGATGCGCCGAAGCCAGTGGGCTCTTGCATAGCCAGTGCTACTGCGCGCGGGGCGAGTTTACATCGTTCACTGACTGCTCCGATGCCTGGCAGCTTTTTGAAGGATGCGCTGTCGAGGTCCGCCTGGCTCTACGTGTTTCCCGTGCCGCCCATTACGCCGGCCTACTTGAGCGAGCAGGTGGAAGCGGCGACTATGACGGagcgagaaagggaggagagttGCAGCACCGtttctccgccttctcttgcaggagctgctccaGCCGCACTGTTGAACTTGACAGTCCGCCCGTCTGGTGTACAGGCTCCGCTGGCGCATTCCTTGCTGCCCCAGAAGGGGTCCTCAGCGCGTGCGATGCCGCAGTCGACACCTCCACTACTGCCGGTGTGA
- a CDS encoding hypothetical protein (TriTrypDB/GeneDB-style sysID: LpmP.30.2730): MRQRKRASDVPASPVLLNPNVDLSEEWRAMNTNHGEYRDEQQPRTLSEFREQLRRIHKARNKRSLESEEEEDTFYRTVDGKPKDYALRFIFEWLCTANPTKARLRVERLYWIAGKQFLYGFFMSGVGTILMLVGIGCAAQYCVEKSRGVGVMLGALLLCVPGYYSLFVLYMYVSCRGQYTFLQLPEA, translated from the coding sequence ATGCGCCAGCGAAAGCGCGCATCTGACGTGCCAGCTTCGCCGGTACTCTTGAACCCGAATGTGGACTTGAGCGAGGAGTGGCGGGCAATGAACACGAATCATGGTGAGTACagagatgagcagcagccgcgcacgCTGAGCGAGTTccgcgagcagctgcggcgtaTCCACAAAGCCCGAAACAAGCGCAGCCTCGAatcggaagaggaggaggacacctTCTACCGCACTGTTGACGGAAAGCCCAAGGACTATGCCCTCCGTTTCATTTTCGAGTGGCTCTGCACGGCGAATCCAACCAAGGCACGCCTGCGTGTGGAGCGACTCTACTGGATCGCGGGGAAGCAGTTTCTATACGGCTTTTTCATGTCTGGTGTGGGCACGATCCTGATGCTGGTGGGCATCGGCTGCGCTGCCCAGTATTGCGTAGAAAAATCACGTGGTGTGGGGGTGATGCTGggggctctgctgctgtgtgtccCCGGGTACTactccctcttcgtcttgTATATGTACGTGTCATGCCGTGGTCAGTACACTTTTTTACAGTTGCCGGAGGCGTGA
- a CDS encoding hypothetical protein (TriTrypDB/GeneDB-style sysID: LpmP.30.2740), producing the protein MLRTHILSSPQTCSSALGVLCSGSAYTVATRPFHTTRLAFNSSSSGSTTQQRSAADEDKEELERERRLREQFAQKIQQGLPRPQGGADPAAGNMGGGFGLGPGWGTGGSGGLFAGQPPVNPDVVRRMLNFMFYLTALLFLMLMVPLANTNSPLHTMQGLPWWELPIGSAAYFLLLRALYSRREQNRIKTEFENAARANPTLTFDQFITQNHPTMFQGYRTSQPEVVAAVSACLSSAKDLRFAQTMVRAAGRAKDPRSSTDDIMDALRHDFPHLF; encoded by the coding sequence ATGCTTCGGACGCACATCCTGTCGTCGCCGCAGACGTGCTCATCGGCTCTTGGCGTTCTCTGTAGCGGCTCGGCGTACACAGTGGCGACACGACCCTTCCACACCACTCGCCTAGCTTTCAACAGTAgtagcagtggcagcaccacTCAGCAGCGCTCAGCTGCGGATGAGGATAAGGAGGAGCTAGAGCGGGAGCGGCGCCTGCGTGAACAGTTTGCGCAGAAGATCCAACAGGGCCTGCCGCGGCCACAAGGAGGTGCCGATCCGGCTGCTGGGAACATGGGCGGTGGCTTTGGACTAGGCCCAGGATGGGGCAcaggtggcagtggtggcctCTTTGCGGGTCAGCCGCCTGTGAATCCTGACGTGGTCCGCAGAATGCTCAACTTCATGTTCTACCTCACAGCCCTTTTGTTCTTGATGTTGATGGTGCCGCTGGCCAACACAAACTCGCCTTTACACACGATGCAAGGGCTGCCGTGGTGGGAGCTCCCGATCGGCTCAGCTGCCTATTTTCTTCTGCTGCGTGCTCTGTACTCCCGGCGTGAGCAGAATCGCATCAAGACCGAGTTCGAGAACGCAGCACGCGCGAACCCGACTCTCACATTTGACCAGTTTATTACGCAGAACCACCCCACCATGTTTCAAGGTTATCGAACATCACAgccggaggtggtggcagcagtTTCGGCGTGCTTGTCTTCTGCGAAGGATCTGCGTTTTGCACAGACCATGGTGCGCGCGGCAGGCCGTGCGAAAGACCCCCGATCGTCAACCGACGACATCATGGACGCCCTGCGCCACGACTTTCCTCACCTGTTCTAG
- a CDS encoding hypothetical protein (TriTrypDB/GeneDB-style sysID: LpmP.30.2750), giving the protein MLRWSRLLREMAPELQLEYIPVIFTRTILGPQGGFAGEERLIKREVAQKYLSDGNAVAPNAEFRQGVWCYNPDSEQYDRFVERSTEFLDFAARKRQWLDVYWRVNTGYLLFGRQSWGQGWLLNCPLRKKDVAQKLWEQYKVRVDPRLIEFREKDRRTGIQDLGHNWCWLYLPGAEELAIDREVYDNKRVKVRMHIRKMSSYGALY; this is encoded by the coding sequence ATGCTGCGGTGGTCGCGCCTGCTCAGGGAAATGGCTCCAGAGTTGCAGCTGGAGTACATCCCGGTCATCTTCACCCGGACTATTCTCGGTCCGCAGGGTGGCTTTGCCGGCGAGGAGCGCCTGATCAAGCGCGAGGTCGCACAGAAGTATTTATCGGACGGGAATGCAGTAGCACCGAACGCGGAGTTCCGTCAAGGTGTGTGGTGCTACAACCCCGATTCAGAGCAGTACGATCGCTTCGTTGAGCGAAGTACAGAGTTTCTGGACTTCGCGGCCCGCAAGCGGCAGTGGCTCGACGTGTACTGGCGTGTGAACACAGGCTACCTGCTCTTCGGACGCCAGAGTTGGGGCCAAGGGTGGCTGCTAAACTGCCCACTGCGCAAGAAGGATGTCGCACAAAAACTGTGGGAGCAGTACAAGGTGCGTGTTGATCCGAGACTCATTGAGTTCAGGGAGAAGGATCGGCGAACAGGCATTCAAGACTTAGGCCACAACTGGTGTTGGCTGTACTTGCCAGGCGCCGAAGAACTAGCGATAGACCGCGAAGTGTACGACAACAAGCGTGTCAAGGTGCGTATGCACATTCGTAAGATGTCCAGCTATGGTGCGCTTTACTGA
- a CDS encoding chaperonin HSP60/CNP60, putative (TriTrypDB/GeneDB-style sysID: LpmP.30.2760), protein MFSLSRRWASGRSIEFGGNARQLMLAGIERIATAVGVTLGPKGRNVIIRQPDGEPKITKDGVTVARSIEFHNQFEDVGAKLIRQVANKTNDVAGDGTTTATILAWSIFAEGYKSVTTGANPMDLKRGIDAAVAIILDDLAEQTRPLKDLAMLENVATISANGERPLGILIAQAVKAVGVNGFISVVDGNTTTTEWSKQDGWSIEHGFVSGALMTDSTNLRSRLDNPLVFVTAQPLEAVQDVVRLLEEARAQRRPLVLIGPSFGKSVMQTVILNHESGVVQCGVVRVPESKEDELHDVALSCQCSVEKVSFVSYVDDVKCLLGSAKYMEQTMDNTVVCGTGDTTAGVRLLQSQLERLMTEESREALRERISKLNNTYAVIRVGGRSAIEVNESKDRVVDALNASRSALVEGIVAGGGAALLHASKKLDELLLHDEEMGQDRRTGIQIVRNAIRLPLKKISENAGEEGAVTVENVAEYQEATMGYDAQNNTYVDMFEAGIVDPVRVVRSCVVDAASVAGLMITTEASVCDYRPIPDKHRK, encoded by the coding sequence ATGTTCTCCTTATCGCGTCGGTGGGCGAGTGGCAGGTCTATCGAGTTTGGCGGAAACGCGCGGCAGCTCATGCTAGCCGGTATCGAGCGCATTGCTACTGCTGTTGGAGTGACGCTCGGCCCCAAGGGCCGGAACGTGATCATCCGGCAACCGGATGGGGAGCCGAAGATTACCAAGGATGGCGTCACCGTAGCCCGATCGATTGAGTTCCACAACCAGTTTGAGGACGTCGGAGCGAAGCTGATCCGCCAGGTGGCCAACAAAACCAACGATGTGGCGGGTGACGGTACAACGACGGCGACCATTCTTGCCTGGAGCATCTTCGCCGAGGGCTACAAGAGTGTCACAACTGGTGCAAACCCGATGGACCTCAAGCGTGGCATCGACGCGGCTGTTGCCATTATCCTCGATGACCTAGCAGAGCAGACCCGCCCGCTCAAAGACCTCGCCATGCTTGAGAACGTAGCGACGATCAGCGCGAACGGGGAGCGACCCCTTGGCATTCTCATTGCACAGGCGGTCAAGGCGGTAGGTGTTAACGGCTTCATTTCTGTAGTGGATGGCAACACAACGACGACGGAATGGTCAAAGCAAGATGGATGGAGCATCGAGCATGGGTTTGTTTCCGGTGCCCTCATGACCGACAGTACCAACCTGCGCAGCAGGTTGGACAACCCACTAGTCTTTGTCACTGCACAGccgctggaggcggtgcaggatgtggtgcggctgctggaggaagCGCGGGCGCAGCGTCGACCGCTGGTGTTGATTGGTCCCTCGTTTGGCAAGTCGGTGATGCAAACCGTTATCCTGAACCACGAGAGCGGGGTTGTTCAGTGCGgcgtggtgcgtgtgccaGAGTCGAAAGAGGACGAGTTGCACGATGTCGCCCTCTCCTGCCAGTGCAGCGTGGAGAAGGTCAGCTTCGTCAGCTACGTGGACGACGTGAAGTGCCTGCTGGGATCCGCGAAGTACATGGAGCAGACCATGGACAACACTGTCGTGTGCGGCACTGGTGACACGACAGCAGGTGTCCGGCTATTGCAGAGTCAGCTGGAGCGTCTCATGACCGAGGAGAGTCGCGAGGCCTTGCGGGAGCGTATTTCGAAGCTCAACAACACCTACGCTGTCATCCGTGTCGGTGGCCGCTCTGCAATCGAGGTGAACGAGTCGAAGGATCGAGTGGTGGACGCGCTGAATGCATCTCGCAGCGCGCTTGTCGAGGGCATCGtggctggcggtggcgccgccctTCTACATGCCTCAAAGAAACTCGATGAGTTGTTGCTCCATGACGAGGAGATGGGGCAGGACCGTCGCACCGGCATTCAAATTGTGCGCAATGCTATTCGCCTTCCTCTCAAGAAGATCAGTGAAAACGCAGGCGAGGAAGGCGCAGTGACGGTAGAGAACGTGGCTGAGTATCAAGAGGCGACCATGGGATACGATGCACAGAATAACACGTACGTGGACATGTTCGAGGCTGGGATTGTCGACCCGGTCCGCGTAGTGCGATCCTGCGTCGTCGATGCCGCCTCAGTTGCTGGACTGATGATTACGACGGAGGCGAGCGTCTGTGATTACCGTCCGATCCCCGACAAGCATCGCAAGTGA
- a CDS encoding hypothetical protein (TriTrypDB/GeneDB-style sysID: LpmP.30.2770): MSSLKNAPSLSPASRKGFSSATIDYHDDYIAPVETVEGMHHPSGSTSRPKKKNKARDSKKKKRTEAAPASEEDEHISSASSLRKANDSKALTTSDNYGEEYADDFEDLVDSDDYIPPVNTPPPAAALSPVAKPKALMADVEAEEKRLYATVQEQLRLEKEEVMQRIAKWEIDQARKEKEMRQREEELKRQLAAQQQREQEAQRRLSDLVEQQVSQQVAAASTASKVTMTPINTAARREAAKAGECDEPEDVEGAGAAVSKAELQRRRRREHERAVELRRAEEEEAAHALFHRLAQDVREVFHELNLSVVAAEKERLIKDERYRRERELRDRREDMARGEKLEKELKEREEREMKFWAMVEQRDEKFRTFLEERMNKDEGEREARLKRDLEDRATRLRNERELREEMDKMDKERRAKAEAESRHHDDLVLTAQIEEVSSRYRAQLEDVRRQMEADSVRKDELQKAELSMMAKRHEVVLEHLQRQHAQQLATMDGHVGNASRIEALVATMQETMEATKTMNEKLLAERLSVLQQKERQLDDQQAVLDAMVAEVKTSQETMAAERARVAGLYAKFELALSSFSKNSEEDRRIFREAHAHYDTLRQQAEKDRRLMLSEVAQERRMLEQQFEEFLAKKMEAMAELQSERMAIARERAEASMVRERQNRDETDLLKALRSREEEYKMKLESIESDRATACHMKDEHRRLCEAATAERQALGQEREKFELEKKELLSRFEAIRRQAEDAASSQERLRIRFMGDRHDAHDGNGGVAGLLCGESLVCSAASRLQMDLARQRAVLQNIS; encoded by the coding sequence ATGTCGTCCTTGAAAAATGCGCCAAGTCTCAGCCCAGCATCACGCAAAGGCTTTTCATCGGCGACCATAGACTACCATGATGACTACATCGCCCCAGTGGAAACGGTGGAGGGCATGCACCACCCATCTGGGTCCACCAGCCGcccaaagaagaagaacaaggCTCGTGActccaaaaaaaagaaaagaacagAGGCGGCACCAGCTTCGGAGGAAGACGAGCACATATCCTCCGCCTCGTCTCTGAGGAAGGCCAACGACAGCAAAGCTCTCACTACGTCGGACAACTATGGCGAAGAATACGCCGACGATTTCGAGGACCTAGTAGATAGCGACGACTACATCCCTCCTGTCAACACGCCGCCACCCGCGGCAGCCCTGAGTCCCGTCGCCAAGCCAAAGGCGCTTATGGCTGACGTagaggcagaggaaaaaCGACTCTATGCTActgtgcaggagcagctccgcctggagaaggaggaagtGATGCAGCGCATCGCCAAGTGGGAAATTGATCAGGcacgaaaggaaaaggaaatgCGTCAGCGCGAGGAAGAGCTCAAGCGGCAActggctgcgcagcagcagcgggagcaagaggcgcagcggcgcctcagCGACCTTGTGGAACAACAGGTCTCTCAACAGGTGGCAGCTGCAAGCACGGCAAGCAAGGTGACCATGACACCCATAAATactgcagcgcgccgcgAGGCCGCGAAGGCGGGTGAGTGTGACGAACCTGAGGATGTGGAGGGAGCAGGGGCTGCGGTTTCCAAAGCGGAattgcagcgccgccgccgccgcgaacACGAGCGCGCTGTCGAACTGCGccgcgcggaggaggaggaggcggcgcacgcgCTCTTTCATCGACTTGCGCAAGATGTACGCGAGGTGTTTCATGAGCTCAACCTCTCCGTCGTTGCGGCTGAGAAGGAGCGCCTCATCAAAGACGAGCGCTATCGCCGCGAGCGAGAGCTGCGTGACCGGCGCGAGGACATGGCACGCGGGGAGAAACTAGAaaaggagctgaaggagcgtGAGGAGCGGGAAATGAAGTTTTGGGCCATGGTCGAGCAGCGGGACGAGAAGTTCCGCACCTTCCTGGAAGAGCGTATGAACAAGGatgagggggaaagagaggcgcgaCTGAAGCGCGACCTCGAGGACCGTGCGACACGACTGCGTAATGAGcgggagctgcgcgaggagatGGACAAGATGGACAAGGAGCGGCGTGccaaggcagaggcggagtcGCGACACCACGATGACCTCGTTCTCACAGCGCAGATAGAGGAGGTGAGCTCTCGATACCGTGCGCAACTGGAGGATGTGAGGCGGCAGATGGAGGCCGACAGCGTGCGCAAAGATGAGCTACAGAAGGCGGAGCTCAGCATGATGGCGAAGCGCcacgaggtggtgctggagcACCTACAAaggcagcacgcgcagcaaCTCGCCACGATGGACGGGCATGTCGGCAACGCCAGCCGAAtcgaggcgctggtggcaaCCATGCAAGAAACCATGGAGGCTACGAAGACCATGAACGAGAAACTGTTGGCGGAGCGCCTgtcagtgctgcagcagaagGAACGCCAGCTGGACGACCAGCAGGCCGTGCTGGATGCCATGGTGGCAGAGGTAAAAACGAGTCAGGAGACGATGGCGGCCGAGCGAGCCCGTGTGGCCGGCCTGTACGCCAAATTTGAGCTCGCTTTATCGTCCTTCAGCAAGAATAGCGAGGAGGACCGTCGCATATTTCGCGAGGCCCACGCCCACTACGACACCCTTCGCCAGCAAGCGGAGAAGGATCGTCGACTCATGCTAAGCGAGGTGGCACAGGAGCGCAGGATGCTTGAGCAGCAATTTGAAGAGTTCCTCGCGAAGAAGATGGAGGccatggcggagctgcaaAGCGAGCGGATGGCGATTGCGCGAGAGCGGGCAGAGGCGTCCATGGTGCGGGAGCGACAAAATCGCGACGAGACCGATCTTCTCAAGGCTCTGCGCTCCCGTGAGGAGGAGTACAAGATGAAGCTAGAGTCCATTGAGTCTGACCGGGCCACAGCGTGTCACATGAAGGACGAACACAGGCGCCTGTGCGAAGCCGCGACCGCAGAGCGTCAGGCACTTGGGCAGGAGCGCGAGAAGTTTGAGTTGGAAAAGAAGGAGCTGCTAAGCCGCTTTGAAGCGATTCGCCGTCAGGCCGAGGACGCTGCGAGCTCCCAGGAGCGCTTGCGGATTCGGTTTATGGGGGATCGCCACGACGCCCATGACGGAAACGGAGGTGTTGCTGGGCTGTTGTGCGGGGAGTCGCTggtgtgcagcgcagcgtccCGCCTTCAAATGGATTTAGCACGGCAGCGTGCAGTTCTCCAGAACATCAGCTGA
- a CDS encoding GTPase activator-like protein (TriTrypDB/GeneDB-style sysID: LpmP.30.2780) has protein sequence MGFYSTSSRQWADIEAERLQEYVGVLEACGLGLDSSKLESSEVSRFIDVDVPRTMPSLNFFIADENRPEVSYEDTTAGTVHFTPSQHALRRILISTAMVNKSLGYVQGMNDYVGYLLYAFAEGKASNVTASVEAGTFFCFQTLLAYLGDDFCRAFDFDAACGLTSTMRLFDNVLRFFDPSLFEHLEHLGITAEHYALRWIILLFMQEFNMADGLRVWDFLLSFGDEVRNAAFFVAAAMCHHVRSSILAVNVMGDALPLLQAYPAGDVDLFLRIALKWIVKFDFNLLQELRQLSPESVQALRRSHGLEQGMDFVKMMQSWVPSIF, from the coding sequence ATGGGATTCTACTCGACATCCTCACGGCAATGGGCTGACATTGAAGCCGAACGACTCCAAGAGTACGTTGGGGTGTTAGAGGCCTGCGGTCTTGGACTCGATTCTTCCAAGCTCGAATCAAGCGAGGTATCACGCTTCATTGACGTGGACGTGCCTCGCACCATGCCCTCCTTGAACTTTTTCATTGCAGACGAGAACCGACCGGAGGTGAGCTACGAGGACACTACGGCAGGGACTGTGCATTTTACTCCCTCGCAGCATGCGCTGCGCAGAATACTGATAAGCACAGCAATGGTCAACAAGTCCCTCGGATACGTTCAAGGAATGAACGACTACGTGGGATACCTCCTTTACGCCTTTGCTGAAGGGAAGGCCTCGAATGTCACGGCCTCCGTCGAGGCGGGCACCTTCTTCTGTTTCCAAACGCTTCTTGCGTACCTTGGCGACGACTTCTGTCGCGCATTCGACTTTGACGCAGCGTGTGGGCTCACCAGTACTATGCGGCTGTTTGACAATGTCTTGCGGTTCTTCGATCCCTCGTTGTTTGAGCACCTCGAGCATCTGGGCATCACGGCGGAACACTATGCACTACGTTGGATCATCCTCTTGTTCATGCAAGAGTTCAACATGGCCGACGGGCTGCGTGTTTGGGACTTTCTTTTGTCATTTGGCGATGAGGTCAGAAACGCCGCCTTCTTTGTGGCGGCCGCAATGTGCCACCACGTGCGCAGCTCGATTTTGGCGGTCAACGTGATGGGTGACGCTTTACCGCTTCTTCAGGCGTATCCAGCCGGGGATGTGGACCTTTTTCTGCGTATAGCGCTGAAGTGGATTGTAAAGTTCGATTTCAACCTGCTACAAGAACTGAGACAACTGTCTCCCGAGagtgtgcaggcgctgcgacgCAGCCACGGGCTAGAACAAGGGATGGATTTTGTGAAGATGATGCAGAGTTGGGTACCATCTATATTCTAG
- a CDS encoding hypothetical protein (TriTrypDB/GeneDB-style sysID: LpmP.30.2790) — translation MPATVKRPLWSLLLPQTYTSRVHALAFHAPTILFMISVCAIVSKQSHYRSNLADEDPKTYDRIDRRAYVALPDGRMALVYPIVDTQTSLTRTVMSFMDAVNPLP, via the coding sequence ATGCCCGCCACTGTCAAGCGCCCTCTATGGAGCCTGTTGCTCCCGCAGACCTACACGAGCCGCGTACACGCCTTGGCTTTTCATGCACCCACTATACTGTTCATGATCTCAGTCTGCGCTATCGTTTCCAAGCAGTCGCATTATCGCTCAAACCTCGCGGACGAGGACCCCAAGACGTATGACCGGATTGACCGCCGCGCCTACGTAGCCCTCCCTGATGGTCGTATGGCGTTGGTGTACCCTATTGTCGACACTCAGACGAGCCTTACCCGAACTGTCATGTCCTTCATGGATGCGGTGAACCCATTGCCGTAA
- a CDS encoding hypothetical protein (TriTrypDB/GeneDB-style sysID: LpmP.30.2800), whose translation MPNLCVSCTFNPPTITLLGSTIREDTVRAMETEIPLATSTAVNPSKDPAKFIFLSNPDHWRMELHQHFCDELHKSSVFLVIIQSLEQEGWRLRASNSVQNTENDTDTAKLFFVRA comes from the coding sequence ATGCCGAATCTCTGCGTCTCCTGCACCTTCAACCCACCGACCATCACGCTGCTCGGCTCCACCATCCGCGAAGACACCGTGCGCGCGATGGAAACGGAAATCCCTCTTGCGACGTCCACCGCTGTGAATCCTAGCAAGGATCCTGCCAAATTCATCTTCCTCTCGAACCCTGATCACTGGCGTATGGAACTTCATCAGCACTTCTGTGACGAGCTCCACAAGTCTTCTGTTTTCCTTGTGATTATCCAGTCCCTCGAGCAGGAGGGCTGGCGTCTTCGCGCCTCGAACAGCGTCCAAAACACTGAAAATGATACCGACACGGCGAAGCTCTTCTTTGTTCGCGCGTAA
- a CDS encoding hypothetical protein (TriTrypDB/GeneDB-style sysID: LpmP.30.2810) — translation MSSVSRTMLSSLQSRLQDVLHEPLPITDEGLLCALQVGADLTVPLTIIGSYDDVASETDAKGKLVVHTSGLPGGFVVSDEELVRGRARLRPPLRPPKGDTPPSLGAVCLMEAVTKELIADSNNSTSLSTSPRGVLDVFYQLARRRHFSLSGMGRLLECGSRLHPSALQLDFPYQCGGAQATKRYLDITAEVTDVFGEHLRHGTKVLSRYGVAVSIGVVDRLTSLTTPALMWHPSGAPAACLAPILHGCPVLPLGILSLDYNGPVPGSPLTMKEDPRRYMNIMGDDNCDNSMWLTEGLFGVKPGAAWSRQGRTGSDTGTALTRYEVLGVGYDESAEEMELLVRDTVTNEVVAAADV, via the coding sequence ATGAGTTCCGTGTCACGGACAATGTTGTCCTCGCTGCAGTCACGTCTGCAGGATGTCCTTCACGAGCCTCTTCCCATCACAGATGAGGGGCTCCTCTGTGCGTTGCAGGTCGGTGCGGACTTGACGGTGCCCCTGACCATTATTGGCTCCTACGACGATGTTGCTAGCGAAACGGATGCGAAGGGCAAACTTGTCGTCCACACGAGTGGGCTGCCTGGCGGGTTTGTCGTGTCCGACGAGGAGCTCGTGCGCGGCCGCGCTCGCCTGCGTCCGCCACTTCGACCCCCAAAGGGCGACACGCCGCCATCCCTTGGCGCTGTTTGCCTGATGGAAGCGGTCACCAAGGAGCTGATTGCTGATTCAAACAACTCGACCTCACTCTCCACATCGCCACGTGGTGTCCTGGACGTCTTCTACCAACTTGCTCGCCGTCGACACTTCTCCTTGTCGGGCATGGGTCGCTTGTTGGAGTGTGGCTCGCGGCTGCACCCCAGCGCCTTGCAACTCGACTTTCCATACCAATGCGGTGGAGCGCAGGCCACGAAGCGCTACCTCGACATCACTGCCGAGGTTACCGACGTCTTTGGCGAACACCTGCGGCACGGGACGAAGGTGCTGAGCCGCTATGGCGTCGCAGTTAGCATCGGTGTCGTTGACCGTCTTACATCCTTGACGACGCCTGCGCTTATGTGGCACCCATCTGGCGCGCCAGCCGCTTGCCTCGCTCCCATTCTGCACGGTTGTCCAGTGCTGCCGTTAGGGATCCTGTCGCTCGACTATAACGGACCCGTTCCGGGAAGCCCTCTGACGATGAAAGAAGATCCGCGACGGTATATGAACATCATGGGTGACGACAACTGCGACAACTCCATGTGGCTCACCGAAGGTCTCTTCGGAGTAAAACCCGGCGCCGCGTGGTCACGGCAGGGGAGAACTGGCAGTGACACCGGCACCGCCCTGACGCGGTACGAAGTACTCGGGGTAGGGTACGACGAGTCCGCCGAGGAGATGGAGTTGCTTGTGCGCGACACCGTCACCAACGAggtcgtggcagcagctgacgTGTAA